A genomic stretch from Desulfolutivibrio sulfodismutans DSM 3696 includes:
- a CDS encoding CBS domain-containing protein has protein sequence MFSRTVSEITDRRPAHVAPEASWAEVARAMAERRRGCVFVRENEAVSGMITEGSLLKCLLEVPTAEATASRAMLAPAPGIAVGGIIPHACRILQEKRVKHLAVYDTAGLMVGVVSDMDLATALGLDYMMENTTCQTIMSKSVLAGPAEMTARAVAQALLERRMGCMLTVQDGRPTGIVTEWDLAVRGPSLADGLDSPVAGLLSSPVTCVPQTGMVYKVILHLRQKGQRHAPVVDEAGRIQGILTFSDIIRRAVGFA, from the coding sequence ATGTTTTCCAGAACCGTCAGCGAGATCACCGACAGGCGCCCCGCCCACGTCGCGCCGGAGGCGTCCTGGGCCGAGGTGGCCCGGGCCATGGCCGAAAGACGCCGGGGGTGCGTTTTCGTGCGCGAAAACGAGGCCGTGTCGGGCATGATCACCGAAGGGTCGCTGCTCAAATGTCTGCTGGAAGTTCCGACGGCAGAGGCCACGGCCTCACGGGCCATGCTGGCCCCCGCGCCGGGCATCGCGGTGGGCGGCATCATCCCCCACGCCTGCCGCATCCTCCAGGAAAAGCGCGTCAAGCACCTGGCGGTGTACGACACGGCCGGTCTTATGGTCGGCGTGGTCTCGGACATGGATCTGGCCACGGCCCTGGGGCTGGACTACATGATGGAGAACACCACCTGCCAGACCATCATGAGCAAAAGCGTGCTGGCCGGGCCTGCGGAAATGACCGCCAGGGCCGTGGCCCAGGCCCTGCTGGAACGCCGCATGGGCTGCATGCTCACGGTGCAGGACGGACGGCCCACGGGGATCGTCACCGAGTGGGATCTGGCCGTCAGAGGCCCTTCCCTGGCGGACGGCCTGGACAGCCCGGTCGCCGGTCTGCTGTCGTCCCCGGTGACCTGCGTGCCCCAAACCGGCATGGTCTACAAGGTCATTCTGCATCTGCGCCAAAAGGGCCAACGCCACGCCCCCGTGGTGGATGAGGCCGGCCGCATCCAGGGCATCCTGACCTTTTCGGACATCATCCGCCGCGCCGTGGGCTTCGCCTGA
- the trxA gene encoding thioredoxin, with protein sequence MPDTFHAVCPACLAVNRVEPGKIVQGPTCGKCHGALLEPHPVTLTAANFDAVIGKSGLPVLVDFWAPWCAPCRAMAPAFDQAAATLFGTVILAKLDTQEEQDIADRLHIQGVPTMVLFRGGREAARVSGAKSASDLAAWTRSHLG encoded by the coding sequence ATGCCCGACACCTTTCACGCTGTCTGTCCCGCCTGTCTGGCCGTCAACCGCGTCGAGCCAGGGAAGATCGTCCAGGGGCCGACCTGCGGCAAATGCCACGGCGCGCTCCTTGAGCCGCATCCCGTGACCCTGACGGCCGCGAATTTCGATGCGGTCATCGGCAAAAGCGGCCTGCCGGTCCTGGTAGACTTCTGGGCCCCCTGGTGCGCCCCGTGCCGGGCCATGGCCCCGGCCTTCGACCAGGCCGCCGCCACGCTTTTCGGGACCGTCATCCTGGCCAAGCTGGACACCCAGGAGGAACAGGACATCGCCGACCGCCTGCATATCCAGGGCGTGCCCACCATGGTCCTTTTCCGTGGCGGCCGGGAGGCGGCCCGGGTCTCGGGGGCCAAGAGCGCCTCGGACCTGGCGGCCTGGACCCGGTCGCATCTGGGCTGA
- a CDS encoding nitroreductase family protein, whose translation MTLIVIDPGLCARDGICVAECPQGLLAPGEDGLPVPVPDADSRCIRCGHCFAVCPKGALKLDGLSPDAAPAVSGRSGLSPEAGLDFLTSRRSIRNWKDRPVPRELLEKALDAARYAPSGINMQPAHWLVVEDSRVVRELAGMVADGLRHAGIMPDYVAAFDAGREVMLRGAPHLVVAHADASGWYDPATDCVLALSHFELAAHALGFGTCWAGLFRRAAETWPPLRERIGLPPGHKVCGALMAGYPKSRFFRLPPRKSLRLRYL comes from the coding sequence ATGACGCTCATCGTGATCGATCCCGGGCTGTGCGCCCGGGACGGCATCTGCGTGGCCGAGTGTCCCCAGGGGCTTCTCGCGCCCGGGGAGGACGGCCTGCCCGTTCCCGTGCCGGACGCGGACAGCCGCTGCATCCGCTGCGGCCACTGTTTCGCGGTCTGCCCCAAGGGGGCGCTCAAGCTGGACGGCCTGTCCCCGGACGCGGCCCCGGCGGTCTCCGGACGGTCGGGCCTTTCCCCGGAGGCGGGGCTGGACTTTTTGACCTCGCGCCGTTCCATCCGTAACTGGAAGGACCGGCCCGTGCCCCGCGAGCTTCTCGAAAAGGCCCTGGACGCCGCCCGCTACGCCCCGTCCGGGATCAACATGCAGCCCGCGCACTGGCTGGTGGTGGAGGATTCCCGCGTGGTGCGGGAGCTGGCCGGGATGGTGGCCGACGGGCTGCGCCATGCCGGGATCATGCCGGACTATGTGGCGGCCTTCGACGCCGGGCGGGAGGTCATGCTGCGCGGCGCGCCGCATCTGGTGGTGGCCCACGCCGACGCCTCGGGCTGGTACGATCCGGCCACGGACTGCGTCCTGGCCCTGTCGCACTTTGAATTGGCCGCCCACGCGTTGGGGTTCGGAACCTGTTGGGCCGGGCTGTTTCGCCGGGCGGCGGAAACCTGGCCGCCCCTTCGGGAGCGCATCGGGCTGCCGCCGGGGCACAAGGTCTGCGGCGCGCTCATGGCGGGATATCCGAAGTCCCGTTTTTTCCGCCTGCCGCCGCGCAAAAGCCTGCGGCTGCGCTACCTGTAG
- a CDS encoding FeoB-associated Cys-rich membrane protein, whose translation MWEKLIIAAIVVAALAYTIRRMVRTGKSPSCGCGCSSCGSSPAGKDKCGQ comes from the coding sequence ATGTGGGAAAAACTGATCATTGCGGCCATCGTGGTGGCCGCCCTGGCGTACACCATCCGGCGCATGGTGCGCACCGGCAAGTCGCCCTCGTGCGGGTGCGGCTGCTCCTCGTGCGGGAGTTCGCCCGCCGGGAAGGACAAATGCGGCCAGTAA
- a CDS encoding ferredoxin, whose product MGYKITVDHDKCIGDGECVDVCPVEVYELRDGKAVAVNMEECLGCESCVEVCDQDAITVEEQ is encoded by the coding sequence ATGGGGTACAAGATCACGGTCGACCATGACAAGTGTATCGGCGACGGCGAGTGTGTGGACGTCTGCCCGGTGGAGGTCTACGAGCTGCGCGACGGGAAGGCCGTGGCCGTGAACATGGAGGAATGCCTCGGATGCGAGTCGTGCGTCGAGGTCTGCGACCAGGACGCCATCACCGTCGAGGAACAATAA
- a CDS encoding YkgJ family cysteine cluster protein has product MPVTFAPFFEKYRALLAEVDAVFAKVGKACPEAVTCAEGCSDCCHALFDVSLVEALYLNAAFNERFPKGLPRERILDLADASDRAHYKLKRKAVKAGEKGVSTETILADLARERIRCPLLGDDDRCLLYDCRPVTCRLYGVPMEIGGKAHSCGKSGFTPGGAYPTVKVEILQDRLFALSGELAAGIGSTFPLLADMLVPVSMALLTEYTPEYLGVAGEDGADADAAADAPREMAPPAGLGLAPEAPAGDCSSCGEAPGSAACASCGGSTSWVLAGPDDADGSGDQDAEPDGSGARS; this is encoded by the coding sequence ATGCCTGTGACCTTTGCCCCCTTTTTCGAGAAATACCGGGCCCTGCTTGCCGAGGTGGACGCCGTGTTCGCCAAGGTGGGAAAGGCCTGCCCCGAGGCCGTGACCTGCGCCGAGGGGTGCAGCGACTGCTGCCACGCCCTGTTCGACGTAAGCCTCGTGGAGGCCCTGTACCTCAACGCGGCCTTCAACGAGCGCTTTCCCAAGGGGCTGCCGCGGGAACGGATTCTCGATCTGGCGGACGCCTCCGACCGGGCCCACTACAAGCTCAAGCGCAAGGCCGTCAAAGCCGGGGAAAAGGGCGTGTCCACGGAAACGATCCTGGCCGATCTGGCCCGGGAGCGCATCCGCTGCCCGCTTTTGGGCGACGACGACCGCTGCCTGCTCTACGACTGCCGTCCCGTGACCTGCCGCCTGTACGGCGTGCCCATGGAGATCGGCGGCAAGGCCCATTCCTGCGGCAAGTCCGGCTTCACCCCGGGCGGGGCCTATCCCACGGTGAAGGTGGAGATCCTCCAGGACCGCCTGTTCGCCCTGTCCGGGGAACTGGCGGCCGGGATCGGCTCCACGTTCCCGCTTCTGGCCGACATGCTGGTGCCCGTGTCCATGGCTTTATTGACCGAATACACCCCGGAATACCTGGGCGTCGCCGGAGAAGACGGCGCGGACGCCGATGCGGCGGCCGACGCCCCCCGGGAGATGGCCCCTCCGGCCGGACTGGGGTTGGCCCCCGAGGCCCCGGCCGGGGACTGTAGCAGCTGCGGCGAGGCCCCGGGGTCGGCGGCCTGCGCCTCCTGCGGCGGGTCCACCTCCTGGGTGCTGGCCGGTCCTGACGACGCCGACGGTTCCGGCGATCAAGACGCCGAGCCGGACGGTTCCGGCGCAAGGAGCTGA
- a CDS encoding tetratricopeptide repeat protein → MDFQAKNTDEFIVEMQGRLRDNDGCGVTHYNLGSAYVAKGRYVEAEAEFLRAVECSPTLVEAFVQLGGLAMNKGDLDGCLEYNERAIKIRPLFAVPHANVGFVHLQRGEADKAIAALKKAIRQDPKFVQALSSLASAYFMQGELDMSMDYSKKTVEIEPKFGPAYNNMALVHMERGEYAQAKECLDKAVETGFTPHPGMVRELAEKLSA, encoded by the coding sequence ATGGATTTTCAAGCCAAAAACACCGACGAATTCATCGTCGAGATGCAGGGTCGCCTGCGCGACAACGACGGCTGCGGCGTGACCCACTACAACCTGGGGTCGGCCTATGTGGCCAAGGGCCGCTACGTGGAGGCCGAGGCGGAATTCTTGCGCGCCGTGGAATGTTCCCCCACCCTGGTCGAGGCCTTTGTCCAACTGGGCGGCCTGGCCATGAACAAGGGCGATCTGGACGGCTGTCTGGAATACAACGAGCGGGCCATCAAGATCCGGCCGCTTTTCGCCGTGCCCCACGCCAACGTGGGTTTTGTCCACCTGCAACGCGGCGAGGCCGACAAGGCCATTGCGGCGCTCAAAAAGGCCATCCGCCAGGATCCCAAGTTCGTCCAGGCCTTGTCGTCCCTGGCCAGCGCCTATTTCATGCAGGGCGAGCTGGACATGAGCATGGACTACAGCAAAAAGACCGTGGAGATCGAACCCAAGTTCGGCCCGGCCTACAACAACATGGCCCTGGTGCACATGGAGCGCGGTGAATACGCGCAGGCCAAGGAGTGCCTGGACAAGGCCGTGGAGACGGGATTCACCCCGCATCCGGGAATGGTGCGGGAGTTGGCCGAGAAGCTGTCGGCCTAG
- a CDS encoding DVU0298 family protein, translated as MPRTRHLKETVLAALATSRSTDAALAGLEPLPAAALTGPLLSALLSPVPLVRWRAVAALGRTVARLAEARLEDGRNLVRRFMWSLNEESGSIGWGVPEAMAETLVHSEPLAREFSRILASYIRDLDKDCTFIDHAPLRRGAYWGLARLAQVRPELVAPAVPDLVTGLGDCDPESRGYCALALERLAPPATPAILAALAALFSDPYRFDLFRDGALVPTGVADLARRAYERLAPPDATP; from the coding sequence ATGCCGCGCACCCGCCATCTCAAGGAAACCGTCCTGGCGGCCCTGGCCACGTCGCGCTCCACGGACGCGGCCCTGGCCGGTCTGGAGCCGCTGCCTGCGGCCGCGCTCACCGGGCCGCTTCTGTCGGCCCTGTTATCTCCCGTGCCCCTGGTGCGCTGGCGGGCCGTGGCGGCGTTGGGACGCACCGTGGCCCGGCTGGCCGAGGCCCGGCTGGAGGATGGCCGCAACCTCGTGCGGCGGTTCATGTGGTCGCTCAATGAGGAATCCGGGTCCATCGGCTGGGGCGTTCCCGAGGCCATGGCCGAGACCTTGGTCCACAGCGAGCCCCTGGCCCGGGAGTTCTCGCGCATCCTGGCTTCCTACATCCGCGACCTGGACAAGGACTGCACCTTCATCGACCACGCCCCCCTGCGTCGGGGGGCCTATTGGGGGTTGGCCCGGCTGGCCCAGGTCCGGCCAGAACTGGTCGCCCCGGCCGTGCCCGATCTGGTCACGGGGCTTGGCGACTGCGACCCCGAGTCCCGGGGATATTGCGCCCTGGCCCTGGAACGTCTGGCCCCGCCAGCGACTCCGGCCATACTCGCCGCCCTGGCCGCGCTTTTTTCCGACCCCTACCGCTTCGACCTTTTCCGGGACGGCGCGCTCGTCCCCACGGGCGTGGCTGACCTGGCCCGCCGGGCCTACGAGCGCCTGGCTCCTCCGGACGCCACCCCATGA
- a CDS encoding metallophosphoesterase family protein: MLADIHANLQALTAVLADLDALAAGWGRPPRLVALGDMIGYGGDPGAVLDVVQARGMAAILGNHEKGALDPACRKRCFHIQSREALERTCELLSEADRKYLAGLPGHLVLDGCRFTHGMPPDDPLTYFITRDDDELAAAFADFTERVCFVGHSHVLEGACFSGGRLTRLELGDEALSLEAGGRYILCCGSVGQPRDGDNRAKYVIFDPADTTVAVRRVAYDIKAAADRIVARGLPERYAKRLW; encoded by the coding sequence GTGCTGGCCGACATCCACGCCAACCTGCAGGCGCTCACGGCGGTTTTGGCCGACCTGGACGCGTTGGCCGCCGGATGGGGGCGGCCGCCCCGGCTGGTGGCCTTGGGGGACATGATCGGCTACGGCGGCGACCCCGGCGCGGTGCTCGATGTGGTGCAGGCGCGGGGCATGGCCGCGATTCTCGGCAACCATGAAAAAGGCGCGCTTGATCCGGCTTGCCGCAAGAGGTGCTTCCACATCCAAAGCCGCGAGGCCCTGGAGCGCACCTGCGAACTGTTGTCCGAGGCGGATCGGAAATATCTGGCTGGATTGCCCGGGCATCTGGTCCTCGACGGGTGCCGTTTCACCCACGGCATGCCGCCGGACGATCCCCTGACCTATTTCATCACCCGGGACGACGACGAACTGGCGGCGGCCTTCGCGGACTTCACCGAGCGGGTGTGCTTTGTGGGCCATTCCCATGTGCTGGAAGGGGCATGTTTTTCGGGCGGCCGCCTGACGCGGCTGGAGCTTGGCGACGAGGCGTTGTCCCTGGAGGCGGGCGGACGCTATATCCTGTGCTGCGGCAGCGTGGGCCAGCCCCGGGACGGGGACAACCGGGCCAAGTATGTGATCTTCGATCCGGCGGACACCACGGTGGCCGTGCGCCGGGTGGCCTACGACATCAAGGCGGCGGCGGACCGGATCGTGGCCCGGGGGCTGCCTGAGCGGTATGCCAAAAGGCTGTGGTGA